In the Dehalobacter sp. genome, ATTCCTCTGGTAAATAATCGAACGCAATTATAGCCTAAGTCCCCCACCCCGCATTGGTTAGGATCCATATTATTATGTATATACATAACTTGTGAATTAAGTAACAACTTATGATTTTACCCTTCCCGAAACAATTCTTTTCATATATAATCCTTCCTACAGACGAGCGTCTGGAAAATTGAATATCTAAAAATAGAGGCGCGGCGGATCGTGTAGAGACTTCGGAGTAACCCGGGACTGGGTGAAGAATCGAATTATCCGTTGCCGAAGGGTAAAAAGAGAGCCCTCTCCCCTACCTTGGTGTCCCGAAGCAATTTCGGCCACTGTCATGCGATCGCATGGAGCGCTATGTGTTCTTATTAACACATGGCGCTTTTAAATTAATAGGAGAAACGATGAACGAAGTTGTTATCAGATTACGAATTGGTGCAGAGAATGCCCATTATGGCGGCGGGCTGGTTGATGGTGCCCATTTAACCAAGCTGTTCGGCGATGTTGCAACCGAA is a window encoding:
- a CDS encoding 3-aminobutyryl-CoA ammonia lyase yields the protein MNEVVIRLRIGAENAHYGGGLVDGAHLTKLFGDVATELLIRRDGDEGLFRAYDNIEFLAPVFAGDFIEAKGWIT